Within Telopea speciosissima isolate NSW1024214 ecotype Mountain lineage chromosome 8, Tspe_v1, whole genome shotgun sequence, the genomic segment GTGGCGACCAGATGGGTCGCGGTgaagagaagaaatggcaaCACCGGCAGTAAGAGAGGCCGGTGAGAAAGGCGCAGCAACCAGGAGGGTTGCGGTGGCACTGGCAAGAGGCCGGCAGAAGGGCGCGGCAAACTTGTGGGTCACGGCAGACAGATGCAGCGGCAAGGGAGGCCAACGGGAGAGGCCGGGGAGAGGTGGGGTCGCAGAGGCACCAACAAGATACGCCAGCGAGAGGCACAGCAACCAAGGGTCTCAGCGACCAGAAGTCACGGCGGCAGCACCGAGAGGCGACCATAGGGGTCGCGAATTGCGACAGACAGAGGCAGGCGTGGCGAGAGGCGACCAAAGAGGGTCACAGTGGTGAACCCCATTTaatagagaaagagggagaatgCGCACTGGGGAGAAGGTTAGGGTTGCATGGTTCAGGTCTTGTCTACCATGCTAGACGAGGAGGCTATGGCCTCAACAAGCAGCGGCGGTGGTAGTGGAGAAGAGCAACACGATGAAcgaggaaaaaggaaaaacactttctagggttttgggctctgataccaagttcggAATCAGAGGTTGAGGAATgatgtgacttgtcattaatgacaaaggtcctctttatttataatgaagttACAACCCTAAAGaggcaaaaagggaaaaagggaaaaataacaaaacccTAAAGTAAGGTGCTAATATCCTAATCACACAGTTTTCCACAATGCTCAACCATGTAATTACCTTCAATTATTCAAGATAATCTTTGCACCTTCCCCATTTTTTATGGATTAGATAACTTTGGATATACCTTATGAGGTTGAGTAATGCATCAAATAACATTGGATTACAAATGATAAAGGAATAGAAGAGCACCTTTTTTGATTCTTCAAAGATATTTGTACGATCGGAAATGTAAAAGTAGGCCATAATGAGACCAAACTCGAATCTGATAGCAAACAATATTAATTATCCATCAGACCCTTGCAAAGAAATTAAGTAATTAACAATGCTAAATCTTTATAGTAACTTCACTTACATGGCTCTTAATGTCAGTCGATTTTCAAGCAAGAATGACTCATCCATCAGCAAGAATCTGAACCAAATAAGCATATATTATAGATAATATAAATTACCTACTCGATAATATTTTACAATGGACCAGCTTTTTTCTATGAAACCTGACAATGTTAGATGTCACAGATACACTTGGAACTCTAGGAGAAGCTGATTGAAGACCTCCCCCCTCCAATAAAACAGCTCTATCATCTTCTTTAACTGTTTCCTTACCCAACTCAATCAAATTGATATCAGAGTTCCTGCCACTAGAGAGATAAATTGAATTAGTATTCCCTTAAAGGAAAGACTGGAGGTTTGGAGAGAAGTGCATATAACAAAAAGGTGCAACCACCAAAACCACTGCCTCACCcgcaaagaaaaaagaacatcaTTTGGATGACTGGTAGtaacaatcaagtataaattgTAAATTGAAAGTTTGAATAAAAGAACAATATAGAATTTGTTGGTGCATATCAAATAATATTATCTCCTGAACGGCACAGAGTGCACCCTTTGTGCATGATTCATCAGTTTATAAAGATACACATTATACAGTTTTGGACCTTTGATACTCATGTTTGATACTTTGATTACTAACTGTACATTGAGTGACTTGGTAAGCATAATAACAGTTCATGGATAACAGTAAGATATATTTGCCACACCATATCATTTTAGTCACCATACATATATGGAAGCAACAAGTTCCACTTGTCATGTTCATCAGAAACTGCATCTTGCTAAAGTGAAATGCATATGGACAAGACCTCGTGATAATTTATAAATTTGATGTTAAAGTATAATATAAAATACAGATACAAACACCAATAACTGTTCATCTATTCATTCTAACCACACTTCCTATTTCCCTTTTTTGCTTTGTAATAATTTATATTGCCACACAAATACAAAAGCCAGCACACATGAGGGTGGACACAATAGAAGAAATGTACCATGTACTTTACTATGTCAAATATGGCCTATCATTTTCCTTTACTTCTATTGACACTCTCAAGCAATTTTTGAACATTTTCCTACAAAATATTGATTGACTAACTAAAGTTCATGCGAGACTCGGTGCATTAAATTTCAGGATTGGCATTCCAGATTTCCAGTAACAAAGTATTCCTCTTATTTTAAAGATAAGAAACAAATGGAGATGCGTCATGAATTGTAACTTGTGAACCCTGTACGTCTCTTCACCTCCTCTTTATGTTGCCCATGATGAAAGAAAATCTGATGTTCCACGCACCTTCAATTCTTTTACCTACTTCAgcaattttttgttcttttcttttcttttattttttctgtggtGAGGGGATCCCGATCACATGCTAGAATGaaacttcaaaataaaaaactgaaatttcCATACTAACCAAATCAACTCAGAGAAcagaattgaaaaatatgtcATAGAAACAGAAATTTTAACATAAATGAGCTACTCATGAGTGGATGAATTATGGCAGATGCACTCAAGATAATAATTAGAAAAGAATAGAGACATCAAGTATTTGATGAATAACACAAAATGGAAAATATTCACCAACCAGTCTTTGTCTGTGACATAAAGAGCAGAGGAGAGCATTTTCAAGTGCCACATTTCTCCTTGTTAGATCAGCCTCTTTATTTGGAAAAGTTTGAAGAAAGTGCAAAAGATGTAAAGAGTTGATCAATATACTGATAAAATGACAAGTTAAAACAAATAAGTGGAATATAGACAGCGGTGTATGGTAAATTCAGtcaaaaaagtttctttatgTGGTCTACCATGCTCCTGAATACAAATCAAGGACTAGTCTCAAAAGTTTggaataggtaaatcaagatcAATAGGAATTGTGTAACTCACACTTTAGAAGAAATTGAATTTTTCTTGTATTCCAGTAGCTCTGAGTAAATCCATGCCACAAATATCGGGACAATCCCAAGCAAAAATGAAACCTGCAATGAATAGATGACTTGAGTATGAAGTTCAGACTTCAGATTGTCATAATAAACATCTGAAGgatgatccaaaaaaaaaaattagaagctaAGAATAATGGTAATATAGAGTCACTCCTTATAGAAATTCCTTTAAATACATAATACATCGAATTAACATGTGATCATTTTCTTAAGACTCGAGAGGAACATCATGTGGGCTATTGAGACATAATTCTATATTGCTGTACTTAATTGTTAATAGTTAGTGTTTCAAACATAGCCAACTACACctgcagaaaattaaaataattctCAAGCATGTGAACCAATGGATCGAGAATGCTCAATCatgacacaaatgtgagtgAACTGGAATAGAATCCGTGACCTCCAGGTTGAGAAGTGAGGGAGGATCATTTCCAGAGAGAAGTCAAATCAATGACAAGCAGTTGAGCTACATCTTCAAACCCTTTATTTACAAATAAGTTTGCTTTTCCCTGCTAAATCCACCATGATATCTGCCAATAATTTTACTAGTATTTCAAAGATTTAAAGGCCATTAACATATGCCTCAAGTTCCTACAACCAAGCAGGTCCCTCTGGACATATACAGAGGCTGCACGCCTGCATGGTCAGATCAGTGCATGGGTAGCTTTATCACTACCAAACCCCATTCAAATTGAACAACTGCAATATTTGAATTCATCTAACGTTACTAGGGAATGCAAAGACAACATAAGACAGAGAGCTTGCATACCTACTGAATTGGATATTTCAAAGGGAGCTTGTGAGAAAAAGCTCCAACTGAAAAAGCCAAAAAAGGATACACTATCTGATCTAAATTATACAGAGGCAAGAAATTTTTATGAAAGAAACACCAAGTGGTTGTTCTAGAACAGCTTAAAGCATAATAGCCGCCACTGGACTACCAGTGATATCAGAAGTCCAAACACCTGAAGGTTTACAACCTTCAGCATCTTGTTTGTTGTACTTATTTCAAAAGAAGTTTCAAAATACATCTTTTGGTTGTTGCGTCTCCCGCAcggtttgaagtttgaacccATGACCTTCTCGATGTTGCTTATAGTAAAGCAAAGGAGTGGGAAATCTTTAGTCCCATATTGCTTATGGAACTACAAGGGTAAGGTTCCATGAAAGGAAGGCTCACTATGCTCTCTTGTCTCCCGGGGGTGGGAGGATCGGGGTTTATTATCACACACGCGCGTTTAGCCTAGCCGGTTCATGGCGTGGCAAGGCAAGGTAAGGCCTTAGCATGTGAAGTTATTTGGTTCCGTGTTTTCCTTCACCGATGTCGGTTGTCTTTTTCCCAATGTCGGCTAATTGAATGTTGAACGTCAACCATACAGGCAATACGTTGTGTCCGATGTTGAATGAGGTTTTACAAGAGTCAGATAAGCATCGTCTAGTGCGTCGCCGACGTTGTGATCTTGCATTGCACGCCATCCAGAATGCATCGGATGCCAGCAACAGCTAGTTTCCTGTATCTTCTCTCTTAGAGAGACACATCTTTTAGGCCATTTTTTTAAAGGTGTTTCCAAGGGGCATCTCtgctctataaatagaggacatTGAGGACACTTTAAAGTATTGTTTTAAGTGTtctaagctctctctctctttctcacataCTCTCTCAGACTCTTACTCTGGTTTTTGGCTCCGATTTTCATTGTTTTGAGAAGTGTCCTCATTCTCTTGTCCTTGTTGTTTGAGCACAACCTGAGTGTCTCCCACCATGACCCAGTAAGTGAGTGCAACAACTACTGGAGGGGTCTATAGGGGCTGTTTCATCCTCGAAGCTGATTTGCATTGCCCGGATTACACCATAGGGTGGGAGCGTCTacaaccttaaggagagtgaccgGTGGCATGACAGCCCCACCGTATCTCCTAACATCTTCAAGTTTAATTGTTACAGCAAATGAGTTCGGGGCTATTTGTGAAGCACAACCACATTGCAATCAATTTGATTGGCAAGCATATGGTCAAAGATAAGTCTATCTCTCATCTCATTGTTATTTTTACAACATTGTTCAACACATCAATAGAGGAGACTACGAAATTAAGAACAAACGAAATAGTGTCACATAATTAGTAAATGAAGTAGATAATAAAAAATCAGctactcttcttttctccttttcttagTACTATATATCAATGCTATGGATGGTAATCACCACCTTAAAAGATTACAGTGAGCGAACAGGAATGGAGCTAAGTAACTGAAACTAGAACTTCAAGAAAAAATGTCAGTATTCTGACGCTAAAGTACACAAGAAAACATTGTCTGAAACAAGTTACAGCAAACCACTTCTTTTCTCATACACGAGCAACAGCTTGAAAGTTTTCAATATCAACGATTCAAATTTCAAGATAAAGATCCCCCCTCCCTTTCAACAAACGAATCAAATACATCGTTTGAATTGCAGAAACGACAGTGACCTACAAAACACTTGTAAAGTTTATAGACCACAACCAAACTGAGTAAGAGAACACTCAAAGTCCTTTTACAATTCGCATACCTGACCAGGAGTTACAGGTCCTGCGATGTCCATTTCTGCTGAAGAAAACCACCACACAATATAATTTATAGAGAAACAAGCTTTTAATCGACGGGCATTTTCCACAAATCTACAGAGAACTACCCCAGGAAGCCAGATCTGCCCGAAATCTGAATAAGAAATGTGGCTGTCGGTGTGGAACAAAAGAATAGGTTTCGTACAATGAAGCCAATGGCAGTGGCCTAGTAGTGTGGAGACCTGTAAAAGCGTTTGTGAAATGTGAAAAAAAGTGTAAAACGATTAGGAAATTACGATGGATTGAACAGAATGGAACCTGTTCGTTAGCCTCACTTTAATTCAGGAAAGATGTCGTTACTGAGAACCCCTGAGAAGTTCAGTCATCTCCATTGAAGGATTAAATTACGTAGACGAAGAACTTTAATGCAGAGTTTTTTAGCGTTTAGGTGAGAGTTCAGAGTCGGTGGTGGTTGGGACTTGGGGCCACCGTTCTTATCGCGGAAATGATACcatagaaatacaaaaaaaatgtcTCTCCCTGTTAATCTATTCGGCCAACTCTATTCTTCTGTACGGTGTGACGCGTGTATTTTCAAATTATCATCACATTTGATGATAATGATTTGTAATTAACGTTGGTCCCACTCCTAGCTACTATTCTAACAACAATAACAatctcaaccttatcccaaatTAATGGGATCCaatacatggatccaaacaaaacaacaatAGAAAACagaattataccaaaaaaagataagaaaaaatgaaagaagagggatggagaaggagatgagaaATGACAAAGCAAAATGATCAATGGAAGATGGGAAATAAGTAGAAAGATGAAAGACACTAGTAGAAGGAAAAAAGGCACAACCCAACAGGTCAGGATAATCTCATCTAAATGGGATCTGTAACATGGATTCTTGCCTTCCAATAAGTTCTGTCCGAAGTCATATTTGGGACCAAACCTAAACTATACATGTCCTTCACCACCACTTctcttatggtcattttaggtctacccttagcttttttagctccttcaattggaatcatatCAGACTTATCAGTTCTCTTtacgttgaatatgaccataccaccttaaagtCTTAAATGTTTCTCtcgaagcttgtcattgattggggcaactcccaagtttGCTCTTATGTGTTCATTCTGTagtttatccttccttgttttttcaTACATCCATCATAACAtcatcatctctgctacacaaaaccaatcaatatgacacttcttaactgcccaacattctgtcCCATACATCATGTCGGACGAACaatagtcctatagaactttctttCAAGCTTTAGAGGAATATGTCGATCACACAATACTTCAGACGCatctctctacttcatccatcctagtttaattctctgtgaaacatcatcctctacgtcaccttctttatttatgattgacccgagttttctaaaatagtcactttgttgTATCTATCTTTCCTCAATTTGCACACTATCAATATCTATCAAagtatgactaaaattacacatcatatactccgtcttcgttctactaatcttaaatctTCTTATTTCCAAAATTACTAAATGAAAATACAAGAGACGATTCAGATAAATAGATACCAAATCTATGATTCTAATTGGAAAAACGTGAAAATAAGGTGACTGTATGTACGCCTTGCCACCATTCACCCAAATATTAAATCTGGCCCTAAATTGTTGCAAAAAGTACTTTATACGATATGCAATGTGGCATATAATAGATCCCCTTGTGAGATATTTTCTATGTCCTATTATTTTGTCTCACATGATGCTGGTTCCATGAGATCATAATATAATCCATGGTCTCAAGCAGCACATGAgatcaaggattttaaactcggaATTAGGGATCCTGATGGCCCGAGCCTGCCTTAAGCCCGAACAAggtctgggttgagataccttggtctTAAGGGTAGGCCAGGGTTAGAAATTCATGGCCTTGAGTCACGGCCAGGCCGGGCTAGGGCTGAGGCCTTTGGTTGAGCCTGGCCCTACCCAACCCGACCTGactctgtcttttttttttttccattttcttgctcttcctctttctcttctttctttctttcttcttcctctagagCCACCTCAATTCGGGATTCAAAACATCAACCGGATCAgcaatttcttctttcttcttcttcttcctcttagcCTAGCTAGCCCATGCATCCCCCTTCCCCCCCATGGTCAGGggcaatcagggtcagcccggcccgaccctgagggcgggtcaggttGGATTTTGCTGGCCCTAAGTCAAGACCCAGCTAAGGGCACTCAGGGTtaggctggggttttaaaaggcctggcccaacccgaccctgttgcagccctagaaTAGATCCCTGCCAATTTTCCGATCCGATCcaaaacaacctagagttgatCAATTCAGGAATCGGGATCAGTTATACCAATCCGATTGCAAAATTTTAAAGAGTACACGAGATACGCATTGcaaaatgcaaatgcaattgtTATAGAGGGTACTATGGTAATTACGAAGACCCAAACCAGCACGACACGAGAGGATGGCCGGGGGAACAGCAGGATTTTATATTACTACTTACAATTCATTAAAAAATGATGGCTTCTATCTGCTTTGGCTCCAAAACACTCCTGGACACGCTTTCCTCTATCGCTTCGCTCTGAATAGTTTTCTCTCACGGGAATTATCGCAAACACAGAGCTAGAGTGAGCGAAGGGGGAAGAAGAGGTTGAGAAACAATGTCTCTCCGGCCAAATTCTCGAACCGAGGTTCGTAAGAAATCTTACAAGACGGGAGTCGATGCAGATGAAGCTCGGCGAAGAAGGGAAGACAATCTCGTCGAGATCAGAAAGAACAAGCGAGAAGACAATCTCCTTAAGAAACGCCGCGAAGGGCTTCATTTATCTCAGCCACACATCGAACCTTCTCAATCCGCCCAGGCTGTCGAGAGAAGGGTATCATTTTAACTTTGAATATTCAAATTCTGTTAGTTTACCCTTCGATTAgtattttctccttgactatCAATGTTCTCACAATGCTTTATAGTTCTGCCTTTGTTTGTGTTGATTTTTGTTCTTCGCTGCcacccctcccccttcttttcactattttttttagtatttcAGGGATAGTGTATGATTGATGAGATTGCATATAACACTTATGTGTTAGTAGTATGAAATCCGTAGTTGTACTGCTCTGTGGGTGATCTTCAAGCATCTGAATCAATGAACCAATTTTTTATGCTAATTTTTATCGTTTCGAGTAGATGGATAGTTCGGAGGGACAAGTCACACGAGCTCTTTTTCCCGAGTACCTCACCGACAAATAACAATTGCTCGAGCTCTGAATCTCCATAGCTTGTTTAGTAGCAAAGcgtaagagaagaggagagagagagacagatttATCACCGTTGAGTTTCTGTCTTGCAGAGTAATGATACAGAGCAAACTGGTTTCTTCTTGCATAAAACTGATTTAGAAGATGCCCTTTGGTTGAACGGACAAAAGACCGTAAGTTGGtttaggaaggaaaaaaaaagtgaaatggaaacaaaatttggttcattttcaaCTTAGCTGGCGCTTAATAATATGGTTTAGTTTTCTGGTAATTCAGCGATGACATTTAGATTGTGCATTGACAATGAGTTTTCTTAGTTGATTTAAAGGACCTTCTTACAGATTTCAACTTACATTTTCGTGTATCTATGCCTGTCTGTGCTATTGTTCTAAAGCTTGTTCAACTGAGGGAGACTCTTCCCTGGTTCATGAACTTTATTATTTTCAAAGACTGTACTAGGTCAAGGACTTGGGAAATTGAATGGCAACTATTTATCGGTAATTATGTTTGTACTTACATATGTATTTATGTATGAATGAATGGATTTAACTCACGATTgaggaccaactaggagccagtaaaccaggatctgatatGAACTAGTGAATCGACTAggtcaaaaatagatttttgatgaaattagaggcagggttgggttagggttagggttagggtttgatgttagGGTTATGTCAAGTAAAGGTAGgagagtctatcagtgaaggtcctgagatgttttgatggatggaagtgtgtaaatttgaatggacagcaacttaggtttagggtttcgggttttgggaaaggggaaaagaggggGATCTAgagtttaggatgggaatttggggctAAGGTTTGGATCGATTATTCCTAGTGTAGGGAGTGAAATTCAATTCAGGTATGGTGTGtttttgatggttggattggtctgtgaagaattttggtaatgggatgatctccagaaataggtgggatgttgtggtttgaatggggtaatgggaaaacagcttggtttgagtattccaattgggcaggagaatactcgatccaattatgTGAAGGTGTTGTTAGCTTAATGGTTAAGAATTTTGGGATATGGGATGGTTTCAAgagatgggtgggaaaattagggttttggggtggtttgggggattaggagaagaatgggtattgatgggatGATTTAGacttactgttgttgcaagggcagctcagttggttagaggatcttgaataaatcttaattcttgatcttgaacttgaaggagatgTTCAAAGTTCCACATTGGCTTCACACCGCAatgtgtcgattggatcaaacaccaatcccaccaacgaaccacccgggcttcccaccgcaagctgtcaatcggatcaaacaccgatcccaccagccttgatcaaacattagacaaaaatcttcattggagaagaagagcagcaaaagcttttcattactatcaaaattcgtgttttatgcttgccccccttacatctttatataaaagacttaaaaatagactcttacactaaaaaggaaaggcctaacccaatccttaacctattaggtaacttaaattgactaggaaactgaaatagtctcaaaacagagtcctaatccccCACCAAACACTTAAatgaaaactactaaaatcacttaaattgaaccattggttgaactagttcaatttatgaacaaaaacaccaagagaaaactaagtatggaattGAAACAACTAGTCCCATATGCAGCCTAATCATAGGTGTCACGTCggctaggcgacccaaggcgatggagagggtccaaaatcaaggcggcaCCAGGCGTAAAAGGTGtctgcctaggcgaccaagacGCCCAAGTCgacctaggtgacgccttgacaactatgaacctaattacccatattttaggcccataaaagtggcctattacatagaaaactcatgagatcaaaggcccaacatgtatataacccaaccctagacttaatcctaagcaaagaagcccagtttggtgataaatctgcatcaactctccccagcttgaaaaagTTCGTCTGcaaattttgtagtgatgagggggaaacaacatgcGAGTAGCAACTttgaccattcccaaacaaaactctggTAATTTAAGAACGCTAGGAATAAAGTCTTCAACCTTGGGAGTTTTCTCTTCAAAGTACTGAGGTGGAATCACAAACTGAATAGTTTCTCCGATGGTAAGAATAGAATCAGGATGGTGACAACTTCATGCGGAATGTACTTGAAGTATTCCTTAATCACGATCTCATCTGGCACTACTGCTTTAACTGTGTCTTCAACCTCTATAATGCGATCCTCAACTGTTGTAACCTTCTCATCGAAGACTTGAGGCACGAGCTCCACCTCTGGGTTCTTTAAACCCAtatttttaaacaaataaacTGGGCTTACCACTAGACTTTCTTTCTCAAATAACTCagaattaaaacttaaaagccAAAGTACAGCCAAAGTAAATTCATGATCCCCCTAGGACCTAATATTTAGAACTTATATTTTGGCCCATTACATTAATCCCATAACATAATGAGACCAACCCGTAAAACATTTAATCAAGCTTCATTCTTCACTCCAAGTTGCATCATCTAGGTCATATGTAGTTAATAATTTTTTGGCTTTGGAAATCTTTCCTTGATGAAGATAAGATCTGGATCTTTACTTACAGCAAATGTCCAAACACCTGATTCTCTCCCATTTGTTCTCTTACTGCTGTTTGCTGTAAATAACCTAATACAGTCTTATTTCTTGCTCTTGGTATTCTCTAATAGTTGGAAAGTCTCCCTGTGATGGTACAAGGAGTATGGTCTGATAATCCTGTTTCTCAATTGGAAGCAACTACACAATTCAGGAAGCTTTTATCAATTGGTAGGTTCAGGTTTTCTTGAACGGAATGATCTGTTCCATAATATATTGAGATTGTTGACataattatattttctttttttgcagaGCGCAGTCCTCCCATTGAGGAGGTAATCAATGCAGGTGTTGTCCCTCGGTTTGTGGAATTTCTTGGTAGGCATGATATGCCTCAATTGCAAGTATggactttttttaaaaaaaaataaaaaagaaatgtgTACCGCTCCTGTTTTATGTACTCAATATCCAAGAACTTATACACTAACCGTTGTTAAGTCTGCTTATGCCTTTCATGTAGTTTGAGGCAGCATGGGCATTGACCAACATTGCATCTGGGACATCAGAACATACTCGAGTTGTAATTGAGCATAGTGCTGTCTCTAAGTTTGTGCAACTTCTTAGCTCTTCAAGTGACGATGTCCGAGAACAGGTTGATTTGTCGccttttacttcttcttttgTTAGTCAAGGTGCTATCACACATACCACCTTGCTGTGACTGTTGTATACTCTTACTTTCTGTTTCTTACACAGGCGGTATGGGCTTTGGGTAATGTAGCTGGTGACTCTCCAAGTTGTAGGGATCTTGTTCTAAGTAATGGTGCCCTCATGCCATTATTGGCTCAGCTAAATGAACATTCTAAACTATCCATGCTGAGAAATGCAACCTGGACTTTATCAAACTTCTGCCGTGGCAAGCCGCCAGCACCATTTGAGCAGGTGACACATTTGTAAACTTCTCTTTTGTTGCTGGGATAACTTATCAGTTGTTGGTCTTGTGGGTAAATAAATTGTTGTGTTTCTATGATCTTTACAGCGTGGAATGGTAGACACTGTTCATCAGGATGACCCCaagtagttgggataaggcttagttgtgTCTTAGATTCAtaaatgttatttatttatttatttttggtgaaaagAAACTAAATTAACTGTAAAGAGAAGATACATGAGAGTCCTGACTGGATGAAAGTACACATTTTACTTAGATTCGTAAATGTTACTTGAGTTTGTTGTTGGCTTGTATCAGGTGAAGCCTGCATTGTCCGCCCTTCAGCACCTTATCCACTCAACTGATGATGAAGTTCTAACAGATGCATGTTGGGCCCTCTCATATCTTTCAGATGGCACAAATGACAAAATTCAGGCTGTGATTGAAGCAGGTGTCTGTCAACGTCTTGTGGAACTTCTCCTGTAAGTTGCTACCTATGCACTTTGATAAATTGATACTTCCATTTATCACTCTTTTTGTCCTGTTTATTGTTGTGGAAACATTTATTGTTGTCTAAACATATTACACTCTTTTGGTGATCACTGGAACACTTTGCCCACATGTATAGGGATCACTGCCATGTGTCTTGCTCTT encodes:
- the LOC122671000 gene encoding importin subunit alpha-4, with translation MSLRPNSRTEVRKKSYKTGVDADEARRRREDNLVEIRKNKREDNLLKKRREGLHLSQPHIEPSQSAQAVERRLESLPVMVQGVWSDNPVSQLEATTQFRKLLSIERSPPIEEVINAGVVPRFVEFLGRHDMPQLQFEAAWALTNIASGTSEHTRVVIEHSAVSKFVQLLSSSSDDVREQAVWALGNVAGDSPSCRDLVLSNGALMPLLAQLNEHSKLSMLRNATWTLSNFCRGKPPAPFEQVKPALSALQHLIHSTDDEVLTDACWALSYLSDGTNDKIQAVIEAGVCQRLVELLLHPSPTVLIPALRTIGNIVTGDDAQTQFVIDNQVLPCLHQLLTQNHKKSIKKEACWTISNITAGNRGQIQAVIDANIILPLVQLLQHAEFDIKKEAAWAISNATSGGSHEQIQYLVSQGCIKPLCDLLICPDPRIVTVCLEGLENILKVGEADKEMGKTDGVNIYAQIIDECEGLDKIENLQNHDNNEIYEKAMKILERYWVDDEEEEQNLQDDGEAAQQAYAFATNQPNIPSGGFNFG